A window of Streptomyces sp. NBC_01224 genomic DNA:
CCGAGCCACAGGAGTTCTCCGATGCGCCTGCGCGCCGCTCTCGCCGCCGCTGCCCTGCTCACTCTCACCGTCGCGGTGCCTGCCGCGGCCGCCGAGTCCAAGGACCCGGTGCCGGACCGCGGGCTCCTCCTCACCGTCTCGGGCAGCGAGAACACCTGGATCCGTGGCGTCGCACTGTTCTGCCCGCCCGCTTTGGACGCCCATCACCCCCATGCGGCCGCCGCCTGCGCGGCGATCGGCCGGGCGGAAGGCGATCTGGACGCCCTGCCCGGCAGCCCGCGTCTGTGCATCGAGGGGTACGACCCGGTGACGGCCACCGCCACCGGCAACTGGGACGGGCGCCCCGTCCGCTGGCAGCGGACGTTCCCCAATGCCTGCGTGATGGAGGCAGTCACCGGACCGGTCTTCCGCTTCTGAGCCCGGCCGGCCTGAGCCGGGTGACCCACCCGGCTCAGGACTCGCGCGTCGCAGCCATCCCCAGGGTGATCAGACCGAGCACCACCCATCCGAACCAGAGCCAGCCGCTGCTCCCCAGCGCCACCGTGTAGGCGGTGACCGCCACCAGGGACGCCACGGTGATCACTCCCATGGCTTTCGTGGATCCGGACATGCCCGCACCCTCCTCATCGGCCGCGCGGCCGTGGATGCCATCGTCACCCCGGAGGTATGCCCACCGCTACTGCCCGCGCGCCTGCAACGAGGCGAGATAGGCGTTGTACGCCTGCAGCTCCTGGTCCCCGTCCCGGTCGGCCGCCCGGTCGGAGCGCTTCGCCGTGCGCTGCTCGGAGCGGTACCACTGGAAGACCAGCGCGATCAGCACCAGCACCGACGGGATCTCGCTGAATGCCCAGGCGATGCCGCCCGCCCAGTTCTGATCGCTCAACGCGTCGACGCCGAGCGAGGCCGGTGGGTTCTTGTATGTCTCCACCATCGGCGTCGTCGCCATCATCAGCGCGATACCGAAGAACGCGTGGAACGGCATCCCCGCGAACAGCTCCAGCATCCGCATCACATAGCCGGGCCGGTGCGGCCCCGGGTCGACGCCCATGATCGGCCAGAAGAACACCAGACCGACCGCGAGGAAGTGCACCATCATCGCGATGTGCCCGGTCTTCGAACCCATCAGGAAGTCGAAGAGCGGGGTGAAGTACAGCGCGTACAAGCTGGCGATGAAGAGTGGAATCGTGAAGACCGGATGCGTGATGATCTTCATGTACCGGCTGTGCAGCAACATGAGCAGCAGCTCACGCGGGCCGGTGCGGTCACGCCCCGCGACCGGGAGTGCACGCAGGGCCAGAGTCACCGGAGCGCCCAGCAGCAGCAGGATCGGCGACAGCATGCTGATCACCATGTGCTGCACCATGTGCACGCTGAACATGACCATGCCGTAGTCGTTGAGCTTGGTGCACATCACCAGGGCGATGGACAGCACACCGACGACGAAGAAGACGATCCGGCCGGCCGGCCAGCTGTCCCCGCGCCTGCGCAGCCGCAGCACGGCGTAGCCGTACAGGCCGATGGCGAGCACGCAGCCGATGAGAAAGAACGGGTCCGCGGAGAATTGAAGCCCACGTCCCAGCGTGAACGGCGGCAGATCCATGTTCATGCCGTGCCCGCTGTGATCCATCTGTTCACTCCCGCTGGGGACGTCCCCGTTTCGCGCCGGTTGTCCCGACCAGAGTAGAACTGCCCCCGGCCGCAGCTGCGGCCGGGGGCAGTTCGTCGGACAGGGGTGTCGCTCAGAGCACGCACTCCGCCTCGGCGTAACGCTCGGCCGGAACCGTCTTGAGGGTCTCCACGGCCTCAGCCAGCGGCACCATCGCGATGTCCGTGCCACGCAGCGCCGTCATCATGCCGAATTCGCCGCGGTGCGCGGCCTCCACCGCGTGCCAGCCGAAACGGGTGGCGAGAACACGGTCGTACGCGGTCGGGGTGCCACCGCGCTGCACATGGCCGAGGATCACCGGGCGGGCCTCCTTGCCCAGGCGCTGCTCCAGCTCGATGGAGAGCTGCGTGGCCACGCCGGCGAACCGCTCGTGCCCGTAGATGTCCTTGGTGCCCTGCTCGAATTCCATGGAGCCGCCCTGGCGCGGCTTGGCGCCCTCGGCGACGACGACGATCGCGAACTTCTTGCCGGCCGAGAAGCGCTTGCCGACCAGCTCGGTCAGCTCGTCGATGTCGAAGGGGCGCTCCGGCACGACGATGGCGTGCGCACCGGCCGCCATGCCCGAGTGCAGGGCGATCCAGCCGGTGTGGCGGCCCATGACCTCGACGATCAGCACCCGCTGGTGAGATTCGGCAGTGGTCTTCAGCCGGTCGAGGGCCTCGGTGGCGACACCGACGGCGGTGTCGAAGCCGAAGGTCACATCGGTGGAGGCGATGTCGTTGTCGATCGTCTTCGGTACGCCGACGATCGGCAGGCCCGCCTCGGAGAGCAGATTGGCCGCCTTGAGAGTGCCCTCGCCGCCGATCGGGATGATCGCGTCGAGACCCAGATCGGCGACATGGCCCCTGGCCTGTTCGACGCCGCCCCGCAGATGGGCGGGCTGGACCCGGGAGGAGCCGAGGATCGTACCGCCGCGGGCGAGAATGCCGCCGACCGCGTCGAGGTCGAGCTTGCGGTAGTCACACTCGAGGAGACCCTTCCACCCGTCGTGGAAGCCGATGACCTCGTCGCCGTGGTCGACCACCGCGCGATGCACGACGGAACGGATGACGGCGTTGAGGCCGGGGCAGTCGCCGCCGGAGGTGAGCACACCAATTCGCATTGCCCGGGAAACCTTTGCAACGTGGGCCGACGACCGGACCACGTCGTCCGGTTGGATCCCCGCCACCCTACCGGCGCAGGGTGGCGGGACCGAACCGGGCGTCCGCCTGCTGGACGCCGCTCAGCTGAGCGAAATGTGCCTCATCAGGCGGGCTGGGTCGCCGAGGCGATGCGCTCGGCGCGCAGCGCCTCGTACCAGCGGTCGTCCGTCGGCGGCAGGGCGTTGACATCCAGCGCCAACTTCAGCAGCAGATCCGCGATCAGCGGGTTGCGCGCCATCACGGGCCCGTGCATGTACGTACCGAAGACGGTGTCGTTGTACGCACCCTCGGTGCCGTCGCCGGTGCCGTTGCCCCCGCCGAACTGCACCCGGGCGAACGGCCGTGCCGTCGGACCGAGATGGGTGATGCCCTGGTGGTTCTCGAAACCGGTCAGCGGCGGCAGGCCGAGGCGCGGGTCGATGTCGGCCAGTACGTCACCGACGCACCGGGCCCCCTCGCCGCGGGTGGAGACCACGTCGAGCAGCCCGAGACCGGGCTCGCGCTCACCCAGGTCGTTGATGAACTCATGGCCGAGGATCTGGTACCCGGCGCAGACCGAGAAGATGATCGCGCCGTTGGACGCGGCCCGGCTGAGCCCGCCGTCGCGGCGCAACCGCTCCGCGGCGAGGCGCTGCGGCCGGTCCTCACCGCCGCCGATCAGGTAGATGTCGCCGGACGTCGGGACCGGCTGGTCGCTGCGGACATCGACGCGCTGCACGTCGAGACCGCGCTGGCGGGCCCGGCGCTCCACCACGAGCGCATTGCCCTGGTCGCCGTAGGTGCTGAGGAGGTCGGGGTAGACCCAGACCAGACGCAGACCGTTGTTGCTCATGCTTCGTCCTCTCCGGAGGTGGCCGGGGCCGGGGTCAGTTGCCGACACGACGGCGCAGGTCCTGGAAGGCGGTGTAGTTGGCAATGACCTCGATACGGCCGGGCGGGGCCTGCTGCACGGCCTCGTCGAGGTTCTCGCAGACCCGGAAGTCGAGACCGGCGACTTCGAGACGGACCGCGAGGTCCAGCTTGCGGTCGCCGAGCACGAAGATCGGGTGACCGGCGAGCTGGGTGTAGTCCACGTCCCACAGCCAGGAGGTGTCCGTGCCGTCCGCGCCACGGGCGTTGACCGAGAGGATCACCGGGGTGGGCGGCGGGTCGATCAGGGAAAACGTTTCGAGCCAGCCCGCCGGGTTCTTCGCCAGCAGCAGTCGCAGCTCACGGCCGAGGAAACTGACCACGTCGTAGCGGCCCGCGACGGCCTGCACCTGGTACATGCGCTCCAGCGCGACCTGCGGCGGTACACCGAAGACGGCGGCCACGGCTGCGGAGCTGGTGGCGTTGGCCTTGTTGGCGCGGCCGGGCAGCTGGAGGTGGATCGGCCACGCCGAACCATGCGGGTCCAGGACGTAGTCGCCGTGCAGCACCCAGCTGGGGGCGGGGCGGCGGAATCCGCACTCGCCGCAGAACCAGTCGTCGCCGGGACGCTGCATGACACCGCCGCAGGACGGGCAGGACCAGGCGTCGTCCTTCCACGCCTGGCCGGCCGCGACCCACACCACATTGGGGGAGGAGGACGCCGCCCAGACGATCAGCGGGTCATCGGCGTTGGCGACGATCACGGCCTTCGAACCGGACAGCCCCTCACGCCACTTCTCCGCGAGCATCCGGGTCTCCGCGGCGCGGTCCAGCTGGTCGCGGGAGAGGTTGAGCAGCGCGATCACCTTGGGCGTCGTGTCGCGAGCGACCCCGGCGAGGTACTTCTCGTCGACCTCTATCACGCCGTACTTCGCGTCCGAGCCGCCTGCCAGCGCCGAGGTGATGCCCGCCGGCATGTTCGCTCCGAGCGCGTTCGACACGACCGGGCCCGCAGCCCGCAGCGCCTCGGCGATGAGCCGGGTCGTCGTCGTCTTGCCGTTCGTCGCCGACACGAGGATCACGTCCAGGTGCTGCGCCAGCCGCCCCAGCAGGTCGGGGTCGAGCTTGAGTGCCACCCGGCCGCCGATCACCGATCCGCTGCCGCGCCCCGCAGCGCGCGACACCGCTGCCGCGGCCTTACCCGCCGTCACGGCCAGCTTCGCCCGCGGCGACAGCGGCTCCGTGTTGCCTGCCATCGTCCTAGATCCTCCTTGCATCGGTCCACGCCCAGCCTATCGATGTCCGGCGCGGCGACCGCACCGCGGCACCGCCGGGAAGGCAGAGGTGACGTGGAACGTACGATTGCCGCCATGCGAAACCGCCCGATCCCCGGCAGTTCCGGACTGATTCGTGCCATGAGTCTGCTCGGAGATCCCGTGCTGCACGATGCCTGCGAACCCGTCACGGACTTCGGTCCCTCGCTCGCCCGCCTCGTCGAGGACATGTACGCCACCATGTACGCGGCCCAGGGAGTCGGACTCGCGGCCAATCAGGTCGGCGTTCCGCTGCGGGTGTTCGTGTACGACTGCCCGGACGACGACGACGTCCGTCACCTCGGGCATCTCGTCAACCCGAAGCTGGTCGAGGCGGACGGGATCACCCTACGCGGCCCGGAGGGCTGTCTTTCGCTGCCCGGCATCGAGGCCGGCACCCCGCGCTTCGACCGTGCCGTCGTCGAGGGCGTGACGGTCGAGGGCGAGCCGGTACGGGTCACCGGCACCGGCTTCTTCGCCCGTTGCCTGCAGCACGAGTGCGACCATCTCGAAGGCACGGTGTACACGGACCGGCTGACCGGGCTGCGCCGGGCGAGGGCGCTGCGCGCGGCCCGCCGGGCGCCCTGGGCGGCGGGCGGCTGACCGCACAGACCCTCAGAATCCCGGGCCGCCGGGCCGGTCGCCCGCGTCGGCCAGCCTGCCCCACAGCAGATCCGCCAGGCTGCGCACCAACTGCTCGCGGGAGCAAGGGCGTTCACCCAGCCACCAGTCGCCCGCCGCGTGCATCATGCCGACGATGCCGTGGCCCCAGATGCGGGCCATGGCCTCGCTGTCCGGGCCCAGGTCCACCCGCTCGGCGATCACCAGGGCGAGCTCCTCGCCGAGCCGTCGCAGCAGTGGTGCGGAGTGCCTTCCGACATCGAAGCCCTGCTCGGTCGAGGGTGCCGAGTCGTCGGACGGGTGCATCAGGAAGCGGTAGACCTGCGGGCGGGCCTCGATCGCCGCGAGATAGGTGTCGAGCGTCGACTCCACGCGCCGGCGGCGCTCGGCGGGTGCGTCGAGCGCGGCCCGCAGAGCGATGAGCAGGGCATCGGTGTGGCGCTTGGCGAGGGCGCGGTAGAGGCCGCCCTTGTCGCCGAAGTGCCGGTAGAGGATGGGCTTGGTGATTCCGGCCTCCGCCGCGATGGCGTTCATCGAGGCCCCCGGCCCGTCCCTGAGCACCACGCGGTCGGCGGCCTCGAGCAGCTCGCGGCGGCGGCTCTCGGCCGCTGTTCGCTGGCGCTCGGCCTGTCGTGTGGTCTCCATGTCGCCTCTCCCCACCCCTGGCCATGCAATTGCGTCCTGCCTGCGCAACGTAACACCCTGCCCTGCGGGGTGCGGATCGGCACCCGGGCGGTTGACAGAGGCTACTTGTCGGTAACAGACTGCGGTTACCGCAAGTAACGAGTGGATTTTCAGGGCAGTACGTGGAGGGGAACATGGCCGAGTTCACGCTCGAACTCAACGATGACCAGAAGCAGGTCCGTGACTGGCTTCACGGCTTTGCCGCGGATGTGATCCGACCGGCGGCTTCGGAGTGGGACGAGCGTGAGGAAACGCCCTGGCCTGTCATCCAGGAGGCGGCCAAGGTCGGCATCTACTCCCTCGACTTCTACGCCCAGCAGTTCTTCGACCCGACAGGCCTCGGCATCCCGATGGCGATGGAGGAGCTCTTCTGGGGGGACGCGGGCATCGCCCTGTCGATCGTCGGTACAGGCTTGGCGGCCGTGGGCGTCCTGGCCAACGGCACCGACGAGCAGATCGGCACCTGGATCCCGCAGATGTACGGCGACGCCGACGATGTAAAGGTCGCCGCCTTCTGCTCCTCCGAGCCGGACGCGGGTTCCGACGTCGCCTCGATGCGCACCCGCGCGGTGTACGACCAGGCCAAGGACGAGTGGGTGCTGAACGGCACCAAGACCTGGGCGACCAACGGCGGCATCGCGGGCGTCCATGTCGTCGTCGCCGTGGTCGACGCGGAGCTCGGCTCCAAGGGACACGCCTCGTTCATCGTGCCGCCGAACACCCCCGGCCTCTCCCAGGGGCAGAAGTTCAAGAAGCACGGCATCCGCGCCTCGCACACCGCCGAGGTCGTCCTCGAGGACGTCCGTGTCCCCGGCCACTGCCTGCTCGGCGGCAAGGAGAAGCTCGATCAGCGCCTGGCCCGGGCCCGCGAGCGCGCCGCGTCCGGTGGCGAGCGGGTGAAGAACGCGGCGATGGCCACCTTCGAGGCTTCCCGCCCCGCGGTCGGCGCCATGGCGGTCGGCACCGCCCGTGCCGCGTACGAGGTCGCGCTGGACTACGCGAAGACCCGCACTCAGTTCGGCCGGCCGATCATCGACAACCAGGGCATCGCCTTCCAGCTCGCCGACATGCGTACGCAGATCGACGCGGCCCGGCTGCTGGTCTGGCGCGCC
This region includes:
- a CDS encoding SSI family serine proteinase inhibitor codes for the protein MRLRAALAAAALLTLTVAVPAAAAESKDPVPDRGLLLTVSGSENTWIRGVALFCPPALDAHHPHAAAACAAIGRAEGDLDALPGSPRLCIEGYDPVTATATGNWDGRPVRWQRTFPNACVMEAVTGPVFRF
- a CDS encoding cytochrome c oxidase assembly protein, coding for MDHSGHGMNMDLPPFTLGRGLQFSADPFFLIGCVLAIGLYGYAVLRLRRRGDSWPAGRIVFFVVGVLSIALVMCTKLNDYGMVMFSVHMVQHMVISMLSPILLLLGAPVTLALRALPVAGRDRTGPRELLLMLLHSRYMKIITHPVFTIPLFIASLYALYFTPLFDFLMGSKTGHIAMMVHFLAVGLVFFWPIMGVDPGPHRPGYVMRMLELFAGMPFHAFFGIALMMATTPMVETYKNPPASLGVDALSDQNWAGGIAWAFSEIPSVLVLIALVFQWYRSEQRTAKRSDRAADRDGDQELQAYNAYLASLQARGQ
- a CDS encoding 6-phosphofructokinase, with amino-acid sequence MRIGVLTSGGDCPGLNAVIRSVVHRAVVDHGDEVIGFHDGWKGLLECDYRKLDLDAVGGILARGGTILGSSRVQPAHLRGGVEQARGHVADLGLDAIIPIGGEGTLKAANLLSEAGLPIVGVPKTIDNDIASTDVTFGFDTAVGVATEALDRLKTTAESHQRVLIVEVMGRHTGWIALHSGMAAGAHAIVVPERPFDIDELTELVGKRFSAGKKFAIVVVAEGAKPRQGGSMEFEQGTKDIYGHERFAGVATQLSIELEQRLGKEARPVILGHVQRGGTPTAYDRVLATRFGWHAVEAAHRGEFGMMTALRGTDIAMVPLAEAVETLKTVPAERYAEAECVL
- a CDS encoding type 1 glutamine amidotransferase, with product MSNNGLRLVWVYPDLLSTYGDQGNALVVERRARQRGLDVQRVDVRSDQPVPTSGDIYLIGGGEDRPQRLAAERLRRDGGLSRAASNGAIIFSVCAGYQILGHEFINDLGEREPGLGLLDVVSTRGEGARCVGDVLADIDPRLGLPPLTGFENHQGITHLGPTARPFARVQFGGGNGTGDGTEGAYNDTVFGTYMHGPVMARNPLIADLLLKLALDVNALPPTDDRWYEALRAERIASATQPA
- a CDS encoding Mur ligase family protein, with the translated sequence MAGNTEPLSPRAKLAVTAGKAAAAVSRAAGRGSGSVIGGRVALKLDPDLLGRLAQHLDVILVSATNGKTTTTRLIAEALRAAGPVVSNALGANMPAGITSALAGGSDAKYGVIEVDEKYLAGVARDTTPKVIALLNLSRDQLDRAAETRMLAEKWREGLSGSKAVIVANADDPLIVWAASSSPNVVWVAAGQAWKDDAWSCPSCGGVMQRPGDDWFCGECGFRRPAPSWVLHGDYVLDPHGSAWPIHLQLPGRANKANATSSAAVAAVFGVPPQVALERMYQVQAVAGRYDVVSFLGRELRLLLAKNPAGWLETFSLIDPPPTPVILSVNARGADGTDTSWLWDVDYTQLAGHPIFVLGDRKLDLAVRLEVAGLDFRVCENLDEAVQQAPPGRIEVIANYTAFQDLRRRVGN
- the def gene encoding peptide deformylase → MRNRPIPGSSGLIRAMSLLGDPVLHDACEPVTDFGPSLARLVEDMYATMYAAQGVGLAANQVGVPLRVFVYDCPDDDDVRHLGHLVNPKLVEADGITLRGPEGCLSLPGIEAGTPRFDRAVVEGVTVEGEPVRVTGTGFFARCLQHECDHLEGTVYTDRLTGLRRARALRAARRAPWAAGG
- a CDS encoding TetR family transcriptional regulator — its product is METTRQAERQRTAAESRRRELLEAADRVVLRDGPGASMNAIAAEAGITKPILYRHFGDKGGLYRALAKRHTDALLIALRAALDAPAERRRRVESTLDTYLAAIEARPQVYRFLMHPSDDSAPSTEQGFDVGRHSAPLLRRLGEELALVIAERVDLGPDSEAMARIWGHGIVGMMHAAGDWWLGERPCSREQLVRSLADLLWGRLADAGDRPGGPGF
- a CDS encoding acyl-CoA dehydrogenase family protein, whose amino-acid sequence is MAEFTLELNDDQKQVRDWLHGFAADVIRPAASEWDEREETPWPVIQEAAKVGIYSLDFYAQQFFDPTGLGIPMAMEELFWGDAGIALSIVGTGLAAVGVLANGTDEQIGTWIPQMYGDADDVKVAAFCSSEPDAGSDVASMRTRAVYDQAKDEWVLNGTKTWATNGGIAGVHVVVAVVDAELGSKGHASFIVPPNTPGLSQGQKFKKHGIRASHTAEVVLEDVRVPGHCLLGGKEKLDQRLARARERAASGGERVKNAAMATFEASRPAVGAMAVGTARAAYEVALDYAKTRTQFGRPIIDNQGIAFQLADMRTQIDAARLLVWRASWMATTGKPFTSAEGSMSKLYASETAKKVTAQAVQILGGNGFTREYPVERMHRDAAIYTIFEGTSEIQRLVIARTLSGMPIR